The Macrobrachium nipponense isolate FS-2020 chromosome 27, ASM1510439v2, whole genome shotgun sequence genome includes a region encoding these proteins:
- the LOC135200854 gene encoding proteasome subunit alpha type-5-like, whose translation MFLTRSEYDRGVNTFSPEGRLFQVEYAIEAIKLGSTAIGIQTSEGVVLAVEKRITSPLMIPSTIEKIVEIDSHIGCAVSGLVADSRTLVDHARVECANHWFVYNENMKVESVAQAVSNLAIRFGDSDDDGPAMSRPFGVAMLFAGLDKAGAQLYHMDPSGTFLQFGAKAIGSGSEGAQQSLQESYHKSMTLQEALKIALTVLKQVMEEKVSGSNVEVAAVTPDKGFHRYPQNEVEAIISNL comes from the exons ATGTTTTTGACTCGAAGTGAATATGATCGAGGTGTGAATACCTTTTCACCAGAGGGCCGTTTATTCCAA GTCGAATATGCCATTGAAGCTATCAAATTAGGCTCCACGGCTATTGGTATCCAGACAAGTGAAGGGGTTGTGCTTGCTGTAGAGAAGAGAATTACTTCACCGCTGATGATACCAAGTACTATTGAGAAAATTGTAGAAATTGATAGTCATATTG GATGTGCAGTTTCTGGCCTAGTTGCAGATTCTCGTACCTTAGTAGATCATGCTCGTGTGGAATGTGCGAATCATTGGTTTGTCTACAACGAAAACATGAAAGTAGAGTCTGTAGCACAGGCTGTATCAAATCTTGCCATTCGTTTTGGTGACTCCGATGATGATGGACCAGCCATG AGTCGACCCTTTGGTGTTGCAATGCTCTTTGCTGGTTTAGATAAAGCTGGAGCTCAGTTGTATCACATGGATCCCTCCGGCACATTCCTCCAGTTTGGTGCAAAAGCCATTGGATCTGGATCTGAGGGTGCACAACAGTCACTGCAAGAATCTTATCATAAG TCCATGACACTTCAAGAGGCCCTGAAGATTGCTCTAACGGTGTTGAAACAGGTAATGGAAGAAAAAGTGAGTGGGTCTAACGTGGAGGTGGCAGCTGTTACCCCAGACAAAGGATTCCATCGTTACCCTCAAAATGAAGTGGAAGCCATCATTTCTAACCTTTAG